Proteins co-encoded in one Gehongia tenuis genomic window:
- a CDS encoding ABC transporter ATP-binding protein — translation MNCKQYWRGCQQCGLHHGQQQCEAISHLFRVVSGLVGLLIISWKLTLVVIAMAPIKYYMVRALAKRKEKYIREMIELNRDISAWFSDNIEGIKEIKLWNLYRMRERTFCEKQGVVLENNKRNVMLDAWNMFYEVMLEWSVTAMLYILGGILICNGTLTIGGVFAFISYSSYVTGPIASIMNIRYAFSRIMPSAERLFTFLDLWEEGSGDSLPLRK, via the coding sequence ATAAATTGTAAACAGTATTGGCGTGGATGTCAGCAATGTGGCCTCCATCACGGACAGCAGCAATGTGAGGCCATCAGTCATCTGTTCCGTGTGGTGAGCGGACTGGTGGGGCTATTGATCATCAGTTGGAAACTGACGCTGGTCGTGATCGCCATGGCACCCATTAAATATTATATGGTGCGGGCGTTGGCAAAGCGTAAAGAAAAGTACATCCGGGAAATGATCGAACTCAATCGAGATATTTCCGCATGGTTTAGCGACAATATCGAGGGGATCAAGGAGATCAAGCTTTGGAATCTCTATCGGATGCGGGAACGGACTTTTTGTGAAAAACAGGGTGTCGTTCTGGAAAACAACAAACGCAATGTGATGCTGGACGCCTGGAATATGTTTTATGAAGTGATGCTGGAATGGTCGGTTACGGCCATGCTTTATATTTTGGGCGGTATTTTGATTTGCAATGGCACGCTCACCATTGGCGGCGTTTTTGCTTTCATCTCCTATAGCAGCTATGTTACCGGACCCATTGCCTCCATCATGAACATTCGCTATGCTTTTTCCCGGATTATGCCTTCCGCTGAGAGGCTGTTTACCTTTTTGGATCTGTGGGAAGAGGGGAGCGGGGACAGCCTCCCTCTGAGGAAATGA
- a CDS encoding sodium-dependent transporter has protein sequence MENRSNFSSRIGFVLAAAGSAVGLGNIWRFPYLAAKYGGGIFLLVYILLVVSFGFAIMMAEIAIGRKTGLSAIGAYRKLNQKYAFIGIITSLVPMIILPYYSVIGGWVTKYFVTFLGGSHTAAAGDNFFTGFISSPVEPIVWFAIFLALTFVVVLLGVKRGIEKANKFLMPALVVLSVVVAVYAVTLPGAGEGVKYYLMPDFSKFSIKTVLGALGQMFYSMSLAMGIMITYGSYMKKEADIEKSVKQIEWFDTGIALLAGLMIVPAVFVFTGGNEASLKAGPGLMFQTLPKVFESMGAPTIIGSLFFLLVLFAALTSSISLMETVVSIFQDKFKWKRTKACIIVFLGAFVVGLTSSLGYGPWSEFTILGFSFLDFYDFISNSVIMPIVALMTCLFVAYVIGTKTIIEEVKLSSQFKREKIFTVMIKYIAPVCILAILITSVLGAFNIFSI, from the coding sequence ATGGAAAACAGAAGCAACTTTTCCAGCCGCATCGGTTTTGTACTAGCGGCTGCAGGCTCTGCGGTGGGTCTGGGAAACATCTGGCGTTTTCCGTACCTGGCCGCGAAGTATGGCGGCGGTATCTTTTTGTTAGTGTATATTCTGCTGGTGGTATCCTTTGGCTTTGCAATCATGATGGCGGAGATTGCGATCGGTAGAAAGACCGGGCTGAGCGCCATCGGGGCTTACCGGAAGCTCAATCAGAAATACGCTTTTATCGGCATTATAACGTCCTTGGTTCCCATGATCATTCTGCCCTATTACAGTGTGATCGGCGGCTGGGTGACCAAATATTTCGTAACGTTCCTCGGAGGGAGCCACACGGCGGCGGCAGGGGATAATTTTTTTACCGGCTTCATCAGCTCACCCGTGGAGCCCATTGTCTGGTTTGCCATCTTTCTTGCATTGACCTTTGTCGTGGTTCTTTTGGGTGTGAAGCGGGGTATTGAAAAGGCCAATAAATTTTTGATGCCGGCGCTGGTGGTGCTTTCGGTGGTGGTCGCCGTCTATGCCGTCACCCTGCCCGGAGCGGGGGAGGGCGTGAAGTACTATCTGATGCCTGACTTCTCCAAATTTTCCATCAAAACGGTGCTGGGTGCCTTGGGACAGATGTTCTACTCCATGTCCTTGGCCATGGGCATTATGATCACCTACGGTTCCTACATGAAGAAGGAAGCGGATATTGAAAAATCGGTGAAGCAGATTGAATGGTTCGATACGGGCATCGCCCTTTTGGCGGGTCTTATGATCGTGCCTGCGGTGTTTGTTTTTACCGGCGGCAACGAAGCCTCCCTGAAAGCAGGACCGGGCCTCATGTTCCAGACGCTGCCCAAGGTTTTCGAGAGCATGGGCGCGCCCACCATTATCGGCTCCCTGTTCTTCCTGCTGGTGCTCTTTGCGGCGCTCACGTCGTCCATTTCCCTTATGGAGACGGTGGTTTCCATCTTCCAGGACAAATTCAAGTGGAAGCGGACTAAAGCCTGCATCATCGTTTTTTTGGGTGCATTTGTGGTCGGTCTTACTTCTTCGCTAGGATACGGGCCCTGGAGCGAATTTACCATCCTCGGTTTCTCGTTCCTCGACTTCTATGATTTCATCTCAAACTCGGTGATTATGCCCATCGTGGCGCTGATGACCTGCCTTTTTGTGGCCTATGTCATCGGAACCAAGACCATCATCGAGGAGGTCAAGCTGTCCTCCCAGTTTAAACGGGAGAAAATATTTACCGTGATGATCAAATATATCGCGCCGGTGTGCATCCTGGCTATTTTGATCACCTCGGTGCTGGGTGCGTTCAATATCTTCAGTATCTGA
- a CDS encoding ATP-binding cassette domain-containing protein: MNLAFEHVAFQYENKRVLQDVSFRVEAGEKVAIIGANGSGKTTILNLLLRFLQPDEGKISMGGTNIALLRLNDYRNLFSVVSQDPYLFYDTVLNNIDLSGNANESKMSWAMAQSGAYGFIGRLPKKHDKPEWGQTLRRRKAKTGGSQSDCEGCTHCHFGRSHIGI, from the coding sequence ATGAACCTGGCCTTTGAGCATGTGGCTTTTCAGTATGAGAACAAGAGAGTTCTACAAGATGTGAGCTTCCGGGTTGAAGCAGGAGAAAAGGTTGCGATTATTGGCGCCAATGGCAGTGGCAAAACCACGATTCTCAATCTGCTGCTGCGTTTTTTACAGCCTGATGAAGGTAAAATTTCCATGGGTGGAACCAATATCGCACTTTTACGTCTAAATGACTATAGGAATCTTTTCTCTGTGGTCAGTCAGGACCCCTATTTATTTTATGATACGGTTTTAAATAATATCGATCTGAGCGGGAACGCCAACGAGTCGAAGATGAGTTGGGCTATGGCGCAAAGCGGCGCGTATGGGTTCATCGGCAGGCTGCCCAAAAAGCACGATAAGCCGGAATGGGGCCAAACTCTCCGGAGGAGAAAAGCAAAAACTGGCGGTAGCCAGAGCGATTGTGAAGGATGCACCCATTGTCATTTTGGACGAAGCCACATTGGGATATGA
- a CDS encoding DUF4349 domain-containing protein codes for MNTVNCEDYRRLCYLQDQLTPEERKALMEHLDTCPSCRKLYDEIEGMREAYGALEDEPNETVHELLHQVAAAKPKRRRRSAGRFVAIAAALVFLIVGTAVFDAAGLLHPEDEKYALSEGGYGYTGGAAQYADRNDSGTDSAAPMDRAPAAGGEKSGESENATTEEALSDEAPKRDMEKSDDSDSGAAIHGDKLIKNADLYLESSAFEEDVGKLEQKIGELGGYVEHTSTDGIALEKDPEYGGRSASYVLRVPKDSYERMIEEASKLGQLTSKTEDVVDATQDYRDVELRLEALRAQHEQVLKLLDQAETLEDVMTIQSELNDLQNEIDMLTGNLKYYDQMVEYSTITVNIREVSDSTTPAAIDPNLGERIQRVFVDSWNSLVKFAENMVLFLVIIVPYLAVVIPVGIIIWLIVRAVKKRREKV; via the coding sequence ATGAACACAGTGAACTGTGAGGATTATAGGAGGCTATGCTATCTGCAGGATCAGCTAACGCCTGAGGAACGAAAGGCCCTCATGGAACATCTCGATACCTGTCCGTCCTGCCGCAAGCTCTACGATGAGATTGAAGGAATGCGCGAAGCCTATGGCGCACTGGAGGACGAACCGAACGAGACGGTTCATGAACTGCTGCATCAAGTGGCGGCGGCGAAGCCCAAAAGGCGCCGCCGGTCTGCCGGAAGATTTGTCGCCATCGCTGCAGCCCTGGTATTCTTAATTGTGGGCACGGCTGTCTTTGATGCGGCGGGTTTGCTTCATCCAGAGGATGAGAAGTACGCTCTATCGGAAGGGGGCTATGGCTATACGGGAGGTGCGGCACAATACGCTGATCGGAATGATTCCGGCACAGACAGTGCGGCGCCCATGGACCGGGCTCCGGCAGCGGGCGGCGAAAAGAGTGGTGAGTCCGAAAACGCCACGACCGAGGAGGCCTTGTCCGATGAAGCGCCGAAGCGCGATATGGAAAAAAGCGATGACTCGGATAGCGGCGCCGCAATCCATGGCGACAAGCTGATCAAGAACGCCGATCTCTATTTAGAAAGCAGCGCTTTCGAAGAGGACGTAGGCAAGCTGGAACAGAAGATTGGAGAGCTGGGCGGCTATGTGGAGCATACCTCCACCGATGGCATTGCTCTTGAAAAGGACCCTGAATATGGCGGCCGTTCCGCGTCTTACGTGCTGAGGGTGCCCAAGGACAGCTATGAAAGAATGATCGAGGAAGCTTCCAAGCTGGGTCAGCTTACCAGTAAAACGGAGGACGTGGTGGATGCCACCCAGGATTATCGGGACGTGGAACTTCGGCTGGAGGCCTTAAGAGCCCAGCATGAACAGGTGCTGAAGCTTTTGGATCAGGCGGAAACGCTGGAAGACGTGATGACCATCCAATCCGAGCTCAACGACCTGCAAAACGAGATCGACATGCTTACGGGAAATCTGAAATACTACGATCAGATGGTGGAATACAGCACCATTACGGTCAATATCAGAGAGGTTTCGGACAGCACAACGCCCGCCGCCATCGATCCAAATCTGGGCGAGCGCATCCAAAGGGTCTTTGTGGATTCCTGGAACAGCCTGGTGAAGTTTGCGGAAAACATGGTGCTCTTCCTGGTGATCATTGTGCCCTATCTGGCCGTTGTGATACCGGTTGGAATTATCATCTGGCTAATCGTGCGGGCCGTAAAGAAACGGCGGGAAAAAGTATAG
- a CDS encoding AzlD domain-containing protein — protein sequence MNYGLIAIYIAVMAGVTYLPRMIPLAVFRKKIRNVFIQSFLIYMPYGVLAAMVFPAVFTSTANLVSALCGLAVAVILSYRRLGLLPVALSATAAVFIAERLLPLLGL from the coding sequence ATGAATTACGGGCTTATAGCGATTTATATCGCCGTGATGGCAGGGGTCACTTATCTTCCGAGGATGATTCCCCTTGCGGTGTTTCGCAAGAAGATCAGGAATGTTTTCATTCAATCCTTTTTGATCTACATGCCTTACGGCGTTCTTGCAGCGATGGTTTTTCCAGCGGTATTCACTTCCACGGCCAATCTGGTATCCGCGCTTTGCGGGCTGGCGGTGGCGGTGATCCTCTCCTATCGAAGGCTGGGTCTTCTGCCGGTAGCGCTGTCCGCGACGGCGGCGGTTTTTATAGCTGAACGGCTCTTGCCGCTTCTGGGTTTATAA
- a CDS encoding putative NPN-dependent ornithine cyclodeaminase produces the protein MSFQMPEYHEPDFKEAKFQNAPDVKVAVAEKDGVNPDYYHSTSMYPEYFKIDGNWVLAEESRMDSSVVIREDGRLDVVEMRNIKKGDRVILGRSENCEEGIYLHTTGFEEESSATDNFVFRYGRSRETAFSKDYDNLYELLKYEKEHGSILWVMGPAFAFDSDARNAMQALVEHGFVDGLMAGNALATHDLEGGLLKTALGQDIYTQELKPNGHYNHLDVINLVRRSGSIPSFIEEHGIKDGIMYALVKNDVPFVLTSSIRDDGPLPEVIANAYEGQNAMRNMVRKATTVICLATQLHTIATGNMTPSFRIVDGVVRPLYIYTIDISEFVVNKLHDRGSLSAISMVTNAQDFIVHVAKGVIDNY, from the coding sequence ATGTCATTTCAAATGCCTGAATATCATGAGCCTGATTTTAAGGAGGCCAAGTTTCAAAACGCCCCCGATGTGAAGGTGGCCGTAGCCGAGAAGGATGGCGTAAACCCCGATTATTATCACAGCACCTCCATGTATCCCGAGTATTTCAAGATCGACGGTAATTGGGTGCTGGCCGAGGAGAGCCGCATGGACAGCTCCGTGGTGATTCGGGAGGACGGCCGGCTGGATGTTGTGGAGATGCGAAACATAAAAAAGGGAGACCGGGTGATCTTGGGCCGCAGTGAGAACTGCGAGGAGGGTATCTATCTGCATACCACCGGTTTTGAGGAGGAAAGCAGCGCCACCGATAATTTCGTGTTCCGCTATGGCCGTTCCCGGGAGACGGCGTTCTCCAAGGACTATGACAATCTCTATGAACTGCTCAAATATGAGAAGGAGCACGGCAGCATTCTTTGGGTGATGGGGCCGGCTTTTGCTTTCGATTCCGATGCCCGCAATGCCATGCAGGCGCTGGTGGAGCATGGGTTCGTGGACGGACTAATGGCGGGAAACGCTTTGGCAACCCATGACCTTGAGGGCGGGCTGCTGAAGACTGCACTGGGTCAGGACATTTACACCCAGGAGCTGAAGCCCAATGGACATTACAACCATTTGGACGTAATCAATCTGGTTCGCCGCAGCGGCTCCATTCCAAGCTTCATTGAAGAGCACGGGATCAAGGACGGCATCATGTATGCTCTGGTGAAAAATGATGTTCCCTTCGTGCTGACCAGCTCCATCCGGGACGACGGCCCGCTGCCGGAAGTCATTGCCAACGCTTATGAAGGGCAGAACGCCATGCGCAACATGGTTCGAAAGGCCACTACGGTCATCTGCCTGGCAACCCAGCTTCATACCATTGCGACGGGCAACATGACGCCTTCGTTCCGCATTGTGGACGGCGTTGTCCGCCCGCTCTACATCTATACCATTGATATCTCCGAATTCGTGGTCAATAAGCTTCACGACCGTGGCAGCCTGAGCGCTATCAGCATGGTGACCAATGCTCAAGACTTCATTGTTCATGTAGCCAAAGGCGTGATTGACAACTATTGA
- a CDS encoding CD0519/CD1768 family membrane protein produces MKREGPPVKKAVSLESFVFLIALLGFFTWLGIEMGVVNLFNTLMNTAYRLLMDTVFYIMTIAVLAGAVSGLLVEFGVVSLINKLMSPLMRPIYGLPGASILGVVATYLSDNPAILTLADDKGFRRYFKQYQLPALTNIGTAFGMGMIITAFMIGIVSPTGESFIGPALIGNLGAIIGSVVSVRLMLHFTKKEYPDSPCDADTSEDAVDLIKYRVVRPGSVGTRFIGAMLDGGKSGVAMGMAIIPGVLVICSIVLLLTNGPSASGEYTGAAYEGVALLPWLGEKIQFILSPLFGFTSSEGIAVPITALGAAGASIGLVPRMVEQGLANGNDIAVFTAMCMCWSGYLSTHVAMMDTLGCSRMTGKAILCHTLGGLCSGICAHWIYVLVRLILP; encoded by the coding sequence GTGAAGAGAGAAGGGCCTCCGGTTAAAAAGGCGGTAAGCCTGGAAAGCTTTGTGTTTCTGATTGCACTTCTTGGATTTTTTACATGGCTTGGCATAGAAATGGGCGTGGTGAATCTTTTTAATACGCTCATGAATACAGCCTATCGGCTGCTCATGGATACGGTCTTTTATATCATGACCATTGCCGTGCTGGCGGGCGCTGTTTCCGGCCTTTTAGTGGAATTCGGTGTGGTGTCCCTGATCAATAAGCTCATGTCGCCCCTTATGCGGCCCATCTATGGGCTTCCCGGCGCCAGCATTTTGGGAGTGGTGGCAACCTACCTGTCGGACAATCCTGCTATCTTGACCCTGGCCGATGATAAAGGATTCCGGCGGTATTTCAAACAATACCAGCTGCCTGCCCTCACCAATATCGGCACGGCTTTTGGCATGGGCATGATCATTACCGCATTTATGATCGGCATCGTCTCGCCTACAGGGGAGAGCTTTATTGGACCCGCTCTCATCGGCAATCTCGGAGCAATCATCGGCAGTGTGGTCAGCGTGCGGCTCATGCTGCATTTTACCAAAAAGGAGTATCCCGACAGTCCCTGCGATGCGGACACCTCGGAGGATGCGGTGGATCTGATCAAATACCGGGTCGTGCGCCCGGGCAGCGTGGGCACCCGGTTTATCGGGGCCATGCTGGATGGGGGCAAGTCCGGTGTAGCCATGGGTATGGCCATCATTCCCGGCGTACTGGTGATCTGCTCCATCGTGCTGTTGTTGACCAATGGCCCCTCGGCCTCAGGCGAATACACGGGCGCGGCCTACGAGGGCGTTGCACTTTTGCCCTGGCTGGGTGAAAAGATTCAATTTATTCTCTCGCCTCTTTTTGGCTTTACCAGTTCCGAGGGGATTGCCGTTCCCATTACGGCGCTGGGCGCCGCAGGAGCTTCCATTGGCCTTGTCCCGCGCATGGTGGAGCAGGGCCTTGCGAATGGAAATGACATTGCTGTCTTTACCGCCATGTGCATGTGCTGGAGCGGTTATCTCAGCACCCATGTGGCAATGATGGATACTCTTGGCTGCAGCCGAATGACCGGTAAAGCCATTTTGTGCCATACCCTCGGCGGGCTCTGCAGCGGAATATGCGCTCATTGGATCTATGTTTTGGTGAGGCTCATATTGCCATAG
- a CDS encoding AzlC family ABC transporter permease codes for MRKRINGAPSLFYEGVKDGLPICMGYVSVAFAFGMLAVQKGLPVWSPILISITNFTGTGQFAGIDLIAAAASFAEVAFTLLIINLRYLLMSLSLSQKLDSRIGIGKRLAIAFGVTDEIYAVSMQENRVLDAKYMAGLILCSYMGWVGGTVLGGMASTLMPPSIQSALGIALYAMFIAIIVPPMRTSKPITIVVVMALVMSCMFHYIPGLSSLSSGWVIIICGVTASAVGAYFFPVFNGDGEQEEDKP; via the coding sequence TTGCGTAAAAGGATAAACGGCGCTCCTTCGCTCTTCTATGAAGGTGTGAAGGACGGCCTACCGATCTGTATGGGCTACGTCTCGGTGGCCTTTGCCTTTGGTATGCTGGCCGTGCAGAAGGGACTGCCCGTTTGGAGCCCCATCCTGATCTCCATTACCAATTTCACGGGCACGGGGCAATTTGCGGGCATCGATCTCATAGCGGCGGCGGCATCCTTTGCGGAGGTCGCCTTTACACTGCTCATCATCAATCTGCGCTATCTGCTCATGTCCCTGTCGCTGTCGCAAAAATTGGACAGCCGGATAGGTATAGGAAAACGCCTGGCCATTGCCTTTGGTGTTACCGATGAGATCTACGCGGTATCCATGCAGGAAAATCGGGTGCTGGATGCCAAATACATGGCGGGACTCATTCTATGCTCCTATATGGGATGGGTTGGCGGAACGGTGCTTGGAGGAATGGCCAGCACGCTCATGCCTCCGTCCATCCAAAGCGCGCTGGGCATCGCTCTTTATGCCATGTTTATCGCCATCATCGTGCCGCCCATGCGCACATCAAAACCCATCACCATCGTGGTGGTGATGGCGCTGGTGATGAGCTGCATGTTCCATTACATACCAGGGCTCAGTTCTCTTAGCAGCGGATGGGTGATCATCATCTGCGGTGTCACGGCTTCGGCGGTGGGCGCCTACTTCTTTCCAGTCTTCAACGGAGATGGGGAACAGGAGGAGGACAAGCCATGA
- the polA gene encoding DNA polymerase I translates to MAKLVIIDGNSLMYRAFYALPLLTNDRGEYTNAVYGFMNMYFRILEDAKPEYLTVAFDVHGPTFRHEQYGEYKAGRKPTPDELRPQFDILKKVLEGMAVHYVQLEGFEADDFLGTVSRMAEEAGWDTVLVTGDRDALQLASGKTRIWLTHKGISEIVDYGPAELMERYGLAPEQIVDLKGLMGDASDNIPGVPGVGEKTALKLLSEFGTVEKVLENVDNVSGKKLQERLRENREQALFSKGLAKIDRNVPLKMELETFRLKPLEDTNAAEVFQRYGFRKLMERLKLVSGSAPQPREIEIEDIRDIAGLKAAVSGYIPAQMALYVEPEGMSVYDGRKEYRITFGGDLITPGIAYSEAVQVLKPWLEDSKVHKIVLDAKTVMHELDRETVQLSGTIFDVLIAAYLIKTDSVKYPLEQLKERYLSSAFPNSAYTLWELVEPLQNRMTADNATLLYEDVEMPLVGVLFGMEKLGFSVDTEQLSRMGESLSARIETLTAMIYDLADEKFNINSTRQLGTILFEKLELPAGKKTKSGYSTDIDVLEQLRTAHPIVPLLIEYRQLTKLKSTYIDGLLAVVDGRGRVHTVFHQTVVATGRLSSSEPNLQNIPVRTELGREVRKVFVAEEGSLLVDADYSQIELRVLAHMSGDPRFIEAFRSGEDIHAHTASEVFGVPMAEVTPHMRSSAKAVNFGIVYGISDFGLSQNLGISRKEAGQYIDLYFERYPKIKEFMNRQIEEGKEKGYVETLLGRRRYFPQLNARQYNVRAFAERAAMNAPVQGTAADIIKLAMIAVDEALRAEKLQANLILQVHDELIVETPMDEVERVKTLVKERMESVMELEVPLIADVAAAKSWYECK, encoded by the coding sequence GTGGCAAAATTGGTAATTATCGATGGAAACAGCCTGATGTATCGGGCTTTTTATGCTTTACCCCTCTTGACAAACGATAGGGGCGAATATACCAACGCGGTGTATGGCTTCATGAACATGTATTTTCGCATTCTGGAGGATGCGAAACCCGAGTATCTTACGGTGGCCTTCGACGTCCATGGACCCACCTTCCGCCATGAGCAGTATGGTGAATACAAGGCGGGCAGGAAGCCCACGCCGGATGAGCTTCGTCCCCAGTTCGATATCCTGAAGAAGGTACTGGAAGGCATGGCGGTTCATTATGTCCAGCTGGAAGGGTTTGAGGCCGACGATTTTTTGGGTACGGTTTCTCGGATGGCCGAGGAGGCCGGCTGGGACACGGTGCTGGTAACGGGGGACAGGGATGCCCTGCAGCTGGCCTCCGGGAAGACCCGGATCTGGCTGACCCATAAGGGAATCAGCGAAATTGTGGACTACGGCCCGGCGGAGCTTATGGAACGCTACGGGCTTGCACCGGAACAGATCGTGGACCTTAAGGGGCTTATGGGCGACGCTTCCGACAACATTCCGGGTGTGCCCGGGGTGGGCGAGAAGACGGCGCTGAAACTGCTTTCCGAATTCGGCACCGTGGAAAAGGTGCTGGAGAACGTGGATAATGTGTCCGGTAAGAAGCTGCAGGAGAGACTGCGTGAGAACCGCGAACAGGCTCTTTTCAGCAAGGGCTTGGCCAAAATTGACCGGAATGTGCCCCTTAAGATGGAGCTTGAGACCTTCAGACTGAAGCCGTTGGAGGACACCAATGCTGCGGAGGTTTTTCAAAGATACGGTTTCCGCAAGCTGATGGAGCGCTTGAAACTGGTGAGCGGCAGCGCACCCCAGCCCAGGGAGATTGAGATAGAGGATATCCGTGACATTGCCGGTCTTAAGGCGGCTGTATCCGGCTATATTCCGGCTCAGATGGCTCTTTATGTGGAACCGGAGGGTATGAGCGTCTACGACGGGAGAAAGGAGTACCGCATCACCTTCGGCGGCGATCTCATTACGCCGGGCATTGCCTATTCCGAGGCGGTGCAGGTGTTGAAGCCCTGGCTGGAGGATTCCAAAGTGCACAAGATCGTGCTGGACGCCAAGACAGTGATGCATGAGCTGGACCGGGAGACCGTTCAGTTGTCGGGCACCATCTTTGATGTGCTCATTGCCGCCTATTTGATCAAGACGGACAGTGTGAAATACCCCTTGGAGCAGCTGAAGGAGCGCTATCTCTCCAGCGCATTCCCGAACAGCGCCTATACGCTGTGGGAGTTGGTGGAACCGCTGCAAAATAGAATGACTGCCGACAACGCCACCCTTCTCTATGAGGATGTGGAGATGCCGCTGGTGGGCGTTCTTTTCGGTATGGAAAAGCTGGGGTTCAGCGTGGATACGGAGCAGCTTTCCCGTATGGGCGAAAGCCTGTCCGCCCGTATCGAGACTTTGACGGCGATGATTTACGATCTGGCCGATGAAAAGTTCAACATCAATTCCACCCGCCAGCTGGGAACCATTCTCTTTGAGAAGCTGGAGCTGCCCGCGGGGAAAAAGACAAAGAGCGGCTATTCCACCGATATTGACGTCCTGGAACAGCTTCGGACCGCCCATCCCATCGTGCCGCTTCTCATTGAATACCGGCAGCTCACCAAGCTCAAGAGTACCTACATTGACGGTCTTTTGGCGGTGGTGGACGGCAGAGGCAGGGTGCATACGGTGTTCCACCAAACGGTGGTTGCCACTGGGCGCCTCTCCTCTTCCGAGCCTAATTTGCAGAATATCCCCGTGCGCACCGAACTTGGCCGGGAGGTCCGAAAAGTCTTTGTGGCGGAGGAGGGATCCCTGCTGGTGGACGCCGATTACTCCCAAATTGAACTTCGGGTGCTGGCTCACATGTCCGGGGACCCGCGATTCATTGAGGCTTTTCGAAGCGGGGAGGATATCCATGCCCACACCGCTTCCGAAGTGTTTGGGGTACCCATGGCCGAGGTGACGCCGCATATGCGCAGCAGCGCTAAAGCTGTCAACTTTGGAATCGTGTATGGTATCAGTGATTTTGGACTGTCTCAGAACCTGGGAATTTCCCGGAAGGAGGCGGGCCAATACATCGATCTGTATTTTGAACGTTATCCAAAGATTAAGGAATTCATGAACCGCCAGATCGAAGAGGGCAAGGAAAAAGGTTACGTGGAAACCTTGCTGGGACGAAGACGCTATTTCCCCCAGCTGAACGCACGACAGTACAACGTTCGCGCCTTTGCCGAGCGTGCGGCCATGAACGCCCCCGTTCAGGGGACTGCCGCCGATATCATCAAACTCGCCATGATCGCCGTGGATGAGGCGCTGAGGGCGGAGAAGCTTCAGGCGAACCTCATCCTGCAGGTCCATGATGAACTCATCGTGGAAACGCCTATGGATGAGGTGGAGCGGGTCAAGACGCTGGTTAAGGAACGGATGGAATCGGTGATGGAACTGGAGGTTCCGCTCATCGCTGATGTTGCCGCGGCGAAGAGCTGGTATGAATGCAAGTGA
- a CDS encoding sigma-70 family RNA polymerase sigma factor: protein MTDQETFLLRRAQRGSGEAFEALIGSYENGIYRTCLRMMGENQAALDACQETFIKLYRYVGTFKGDSAFSTWVYRVTSNVCLDELRKRSRKSAASLDEMEENGHFESAAAVRDIPEEDLLRSEQRRVLMSALNHLNPEHKIAIVLRDIQGFSYDEIAEMLDISLGTLKSRISRARAQLRDQLSPHMELLGGYGVKRCRRDEHSEL, encoded by the coding sequence ATGACAGATCAGGAGACCTTCCTTCTAAGGAGGGCACAGCGGGGAAGCGGGGAGGCTTTTGAGGCCTTAATTGGATCGTATGAAAATGGCATTTATCGAACCTGCCTGAGAATGATGGGAGAAAATCAGGCGGCTTTGGATGCCTGCCAGGAAACATTTATTAAGCTGTATCGCTATGTGGGCACTTTCAAAGGCGATTCGGCTTTTTCCACATGGGTTTATCGGGTGACCAGCAATGTGTGCCTGGATGAGCTGCGCAAGCGTTCCCGCAAGAGCGCCGCCTCCTTGGATGAGATGGAGGAGAACGGCCATTTTGAAAGTGCGGCTGCCGTTCGGGATATTCCTGAGGAGGACTTGCTCCGCTCGGAGCAGCGGCGCGTCCTAATGAGTGCATTGAATCATCTAAATCCGGAACATAAAATTGCTATTGTTTTAAGGGATATTCAGGGCTTCAGTTACGATGAAATTGCTGAAATGCTGGATATCTCTTTGGGTACGCTCAAATCCCGCATTAGCCGTGCCCGCGCCCAGCTGAGGGATCAACTTTCGCCCCATATGGAACTCCTGGGCGGTTACGGCGTCAAAAGATGTAGGAGGGATGAACACAGTGAACTGTGA